The nucleotide sequence CCTTGAATATCCCAAGTGACAAAATCGGGAATGGGTAGCGAATAAGTTGTCTCTAAATACTTGATAACCCATTCTCCCAACCAGACACCCGCAAAGCCAATCACAATCAGGCCAAAGATTTTGCCGGGTATGCGACGGGGAATTAAAACAGTCGCTAAACCGGCACAGCCCAGGGCAATTAAAATTTGAACGACTAAGCGAGTCCAATCCATGGCTAGTCTCCAATCGGGGGGTTAAGTCCCGAGCTCATCAGCGCGATCGCAGGCAGCCTTGACCGCACGAATCAACGCAGTGCGAATGCCACCCGCTTCTAGTGCGGCAATGCCAGCAATGGTGGTGCCCCCTGGACTTGTTACCCGATCTTTGAGAATTGCCGGGTGCAGGTCGGTATCTTGCACAAGGGTAGCGGTGCCCCGTACGGTTTGAATGGCAAGTTGTAGAGCGATCGCCCGCGGCAGACCAGCAGCAACGCCACCATCTGCCAGGGCTTCGATCATGATGGCCACGTAGCCAGGGCCAGAGCCAGACAAGCCTGTTACGGCGTTAATCAGATTTTCGGGTACTTCGACCACATCACCGACAGCGGCAAAAATTGTCCTGGCCTGGGCGAGATGGTCGGCGGTGGCGTGTTGACCGGGAGCGATCGCGGTCATCCCCGCGCCTACGGTAGCGGGAGTGTTCGGCATTGCCCGTACGACCGGCCAGCCAGGAACTGCCGCTTCGAGCGTCACGAGCGGCGTACCAGCCATGATCGAGAGCAATAGCGAAGTCTGTTGACTGGCAGCAGCCTGCAAGTCTGGCACCAGCTTGCTAAAAATCTGCGGTTTGATCGCTGCCATTACCACTGCAGCATTGGCAATCACCGCACGATTATCACCCGTAGCTTGCACACCATAGGTGTCAACCAAAAACTGCCGACGCGATGCCGACGGATCCCCGACAGCGATCGCCTCAGCGGCAAAAATTTTCAGAGAAATAAGGCGAGAGATGAGTGCTTCACCCATCACCCCGCCTCCCAAAACGCCTAGCTGTGTTGGCAACGAGCTAACGTCCTTTTTCAACGAACAGTAGAGTTGACGATGTCGCCATCGTCGCTATCAATCACGCTCTCAGCAGTGCTGATGGAGTGAGGCAACTACCCCATACCCACAGCGCGGTCAGTTCCCCAAACGGGCGTAGGAGGAACGCTGCGAGGGTCAACCATCGGCGTTTGAGGCGCCATGGGCATGTCTTCCTCAACATCGGTCGGCGTGCTCACATGCACACAGTTGGGCGTAAACAGGAAGATGCTTTCACCAATGCGCTCTTGATGGCCATCGATGGCATAGGTGCCGCCCGCGACGAAGTCAACTGCCCGCTGAGCCTGATCCGGATCCATCGTGGTCAAGTTCAGTACGACCGACTTGCGTTCCCGCAGGGCTTGAATCGCTTGTGGCATCTCCTCAAACGAGCGTGGCTCCATCACCACAACTTCGGAGGCACCATTAATTGCTCCAGGCATACCAATCACATTACTTCCCATGGTGTTCATTCCAGCTTCATTGGACAACATCCGCTCGCGGACTCGACGGCGCGCGCGCACGTCTTCTTGCACAGGTTGCGGCTGGGGCTGCGGAGCCGCCATTACCGGTTGTTGTGGTGAGTTTTCTTCTTGATAGAGGGTCTGGTAATCATCCCCAGCCTCGATCTCGTCATACTCATAGTCGTAGTCGGCAGGGTCGTTGAGGCCGACAAAGTCTCTTAGTTTATTGAACAAGTTGCTCACAGCTACACTCCATGACAATCAGCAGTTTGCAGGCCAAAGACCCGCTCAGCATGAGAGATGATGCCAACGACCTCGTTTAGCAGCTTCCTACTGCGTGAGTGAAGAAACAAACTAATTGAGGCAAGAGGCGTCGTTTTCTAGCCGAATCAAAGATTGAATCAGTCACAAAACGAGTCGTTCGTTGAACCGCTTATACTCTAATCGAGTTTGCGGAATTTGAGTCCACAGTATACACGAAATCCCTAAATGGACACCCCAATTAATAATTAGTTAAAAACTTTAGGATCTTTACCAGCGCTTGATTTCATCCTTTGGATTGAATTGATCCGATCGCACCGATCAAGTTTTTTGATCGTGGCCAGGGTTGCAGGATCAAACTAACTCGAAGCAAACTTGCAAATGACCGATCGCTGAAACCTAAGCAGGGCGATCGCCAAAGAGAGTTGTGCCTAGTCGAATCATCGTTGAACCAGCAGCGATCGCAACTGGATAATCGCCCGACATCCCCATCGAAAGTTCTGATAAGTGCAGCTGATCAAACCCTTGCTGATTGATTTGATTGGCCAAAATTTTCGCCCGCTCAAAGATGGCTTCCACCTCGGCCATTGAGCTTTCTAAAGGGGGAATGGTCATTACCCCCACAATGTTTAAATGCCTCAGTTGGTTCAATTCCGGTAGAGCGGCCCACAGTTCTTCTAATGAAAAGCCGAACTTGGCCGGATCGGGCACCATTTTGACTTGCAGACAACAGTAAGGCGATCGCCCGATTTCGCCTGCAATCTTGTCCAGCCGCGTCGCAATTTTGAGACTATCGATGGAATGAATCCAGTCAAAGTGCTCTAATGCCTTGCGGGCCTTGTTGCTTTGCAGATGACCGATCAGATGCCAAGTAATGTCATCGAGGTCAGTCAGTTCAGCTTGTTTGGCGATCGCCTCTTGCACCATGCTTTCGCCAAAATCGCGGAGATTGGCCTGGTAGGCAGCTCGTACTGCACTCGCCGGTTGTCGCTTAGAAACACCAATCAACCTCACCTGGGGGGGGAGGTCGCGGGTAATTATCGTGATGCGATCAGCAATGGAATTGGTGGACGGAGACGCGGTCATTGAAAGGTTTGCTTGTAGATCTTCTGCAAGCGATCGTACTCCGAATAGTTGCCCTGTCGCCGCACAGCACGCATCCTTTCTTCAAACCGTTGTCGCGCATCGCTGCGACTGACCGAATCAAAGGTGAAGCCTCGAGGGATGGTTGCAGTCACCACAAAGAACAATCTCTGGGCATACAAGGTCGCGAATAACTCTTGCCCTTCGGCCACCATACACAGCCGGAAGAGTAGACCAAACGTTGGGTGATTAATGTAATTTTCTGTACTCATCCAGGTGGGAAAACTTGAGTCATGGTACCGCTAGCCACCCAAACACTTTAGGTCATCACGGGATGTAACACTAGAGTGTATATCAGGGTGGCACTTTGATTACAAAAACCGTTGAATACGCCGCAATTTTCCGGCAGTGGATAGTAAAACGATCTCCACGACTCACCGAC is from Leptolyngbya iicbica LK and encodes:
- the proC gene encoding pyrroline-5-carboxylate reductase, which codes for MKKDVSSLPTQLGVLGGGVMGEALISRLISLKIFAAEAIAVGDPSASRRQFLVDTYGVQATGDNRAVIANAAVVMAAIKPQIFSKLVPDLQAAASQQTSLLLSIMAGTPLVTLEAAVPGWPVVRAMPNTPATVGAGMTAIAPGQHATADHLAQARTIFAAVGDVVEVPENLINAVTGLSGSGPGYVAIMIEALADGGVAAGLPRAIALQLAIQTVRGTATLVQDTDLHPAILKDRVTSPGGTTIAGIAALEAGGIRTALIRAVKAACDRADELGT
- a CDS encoding cell division protein SepF; protein product: MSNLFNKLRDFVGLNDPADYDYEYDEIEAGDDYQTLYQEENSPQQPVMAAPQPQPQPVQEDVRARRRVRERMLSNEAGMNTMGSNVIGMPGAINGASEVVVMEPRSFEEMPQAIQALRERKSVVLNLTTMDPDQAQRAVDFVAGGTYAIDGHQERIGESIFLFTPNCVHVSTPTDVEEDMPMAPQTPMVDPRSVPPTPVWGTDRAVGMG
- a CDS encoding YggS family pyridoxal phosphate-dependent enzyme, with the translated sequence MTASPSTNSIADRITIITRDLPPQVRLIGVSKRQPASAVRAAYQANLRDFGESMVQEAIAKQAELTDLDDITWHLIGHLQSNKARKALEHFDWIHSIDSLKIATRLDKIAGEIGRSPYCCLQVKMVPDPAKFGFSLEELWAALPELNQLRHLNIVGVMTIPPLESSMAEVEAIFERAKILANQINQQGFDQLHLSELSMGMSGDYPVAIAAGSTMIRLGTTLFGDRPA
- the pipX gene encoding transcriptional coactivator PipX, producing the protein MSTENYINHPTFGLLFRLCMVAEGQELFATLYAQRLFFVVTATIPRGFTFDSVSRSDARQRFEERMRAVRRQGNYSEYDRLQKIYKQTFQ